From the genome of Streptomyces sp. NBC_01304:
GGGGCGCCCCTGGCCCGGCTCGAACTCGCCGCGTCCTTCTCCGAATTGCTGCACCAGGCACCGGGACTCCGGCTTGCTGCCGAGCCGGCTTGGAAGGGTGGGTTCGTGATTCGGGGGTTGCGGTCGTTGGTGGTTGAGGTTTGAGACTTTCAAACGCCGGACGGGCTGATTCATCAGCCCGTCCGGCGTTTGAGGACAATCTTTGAAGCTGGCGGCAGCCTTACGGGAAGGGGCGGGGAGGGGAGGGAAAATCTCCTACGCCCGGAACCCATCCGCATGCGCAACCGCCCACTCCGCGAACGTCCGCGCAGGACGACCCGTGACCTGCTGCACCACGGAGTTCACCGTCCGCCCCTCCGCAGGAGTGTCCCGGAAAACCATCACCAGGAACTCGATCGTGTCCGCAGGCACCCCCTGCGCAGCCCACTGCTCCCGCGCCTGAGCCTCACTCAGCTCGACCAGGTCGATGGCACGCCCGCGCGCGGCCGCCAGCGCCGACACCTTGTCCTGGAGGGACAGCACCTCGGGGCCCGTGACGACGTACGCCTGCCCGCCGTGTCCGGAGGACGTGAGCGCGGTCGCCGCCACCGCCCCGATGTCCGCCTCGTGGACCATCGCGCTGAGGCGGTCCACGAAGGGCTCGCGGACCTCGTCCGAGGCGCGGATGCCGGGCGCCCACTCCAGTGCGTTGGACATGAACTCGACCGGCATCACGACCGTCCAGTCGATCCCGGACGCCTTGACCGCGTCCTCAAGCGGCGAGGGGCCGCCCCCGTGCAGCACGGTGATCCGCCGCACCCCCGCCTTCTCGGCGAGCTCGACGAGCTGCGGGCCGGTGGTCAGCGGAGCGAACAACTCCCCGCCGAAGGTGATCAGGTGGACCCCGGTGACCCCCTCGAAGGCGGGGGCCAGACCGCCCGGGTCGGCAAGGTCGCCGCGTACGACCTCGACGCCCTCGGGGAAGGACGCCCGCTCCGGGTCGCGGGTCAGGGCGCGCACCCGCTCGCCCTTGCTCAGCAGCTGCTCGACGATCTGACGGCCGACGGTTCCGGTGGCTCCGGTGACTAGGAAGGTCATGGCTTGGGGCTCCTGTTCGCAGGCATCGTCCGGTCGTCCCGTCCTCTGGTCGTCCGGCTTGATGAGACCAACGTAGAAGCCCTTGAGGACAACTTCTGTCCTCAACCCCGGGCGTTCACCAGGCCAGTTGGGCGATCTCCTCCGCCACCACGGCGCAGGCGTCGGCGGCCGGGTCGATGAGCGGGAAGTGCCCGACATTCTCGAGGAGGGTCAGGCCCACCACCTCGCCGGCCTTCGCGGCCGCGTCGGCGTAGGCCTCGGCGACGGCCGCGGGCACGACGAGGTCGGTGCGACCGTGGACGACGGTCGTGGCGATGCCGGTGGGGAGCAGCGCGGAGGGGTCGGCGTAGGCCCGGCGCTCCTCGAACTTCGCCCGCCCGCCGAGGAGTTGGACACTCGCCCCGGAGCAGACCTCCAGCTCGTCCGCCGTCGCGAAGTCGGCGATGGGGGCGAGCGCGACGACGCCCCTGAGCCGGGGGGCGCGCGGCAGGTGCCAGGGCGAGTCCTCGGGGAGCACGTGGCGGGCGGCGGCCCAGAGGGCGAGGTGGCCGCCGGCGGAGTGTCCGGTGACGACGGTCCGGGTGGGGTCCGCCTGCGGCAGGGCTTCGCGTACGAGGTCCGGGAGCGCGTCCATCGCTGCCGCGATGTCGTCGAAGGTCTCGGGCCAGCGGCCGGCGACGGGACCCTCGGCGCCCTGGTGCGGGAGTGAACTGCCCCTGCGGTACTCGACGTTGGCCACGGCGAGGTTCTGGCGGGCGAGGAAGTCGGCGAAGGGGGTGATGTGGTGGCGGTCGTAGGGGGACCGCCATGCACCGCCGTGCAGGAGGATCACCAGGGGTGCGGGGCCCTCGGTGGCGCGGGGCCGGTAGAAGTCGACCACCTGGTCGGGGTGTTCGCCGTACGCGGCGGTGGCGTCGGGCTCGACGGCGGGGTGCCCGAAGGCCGAGGCTTCCTCGGCGGCGGCGTCCTCGTCCGGCATGGTTCTGGTGTGCCTTTCTGTGGGCGGGTCGTTGCGGTCAGAAATTGTCCCCTACCCGCCCCTTCCCGAAATCCTGCGGAGCCTTCCGCCCTCCGGGCGGTGTCCTCAAGCGCCGGACGGGCTGATGAATCAGCCCGTCCGGCGCTTGAGAGCAAAAAACCTAGCCCAGCACATCCCCCAGCACCCGAGCCGCCCGCTCAACCTCCGCAAAGCCCACATACAGCGGCGTGAAGCCGAAGCGGAGGACGTCGGGGGCCCGGTAGTCCCCGATCACGCCACGGGATATCAGCGAAGCCATGACTGACGACGCCCCGGCGCACCGCAGCGCGATCTGGCTGCCCCGAGCGGCATGATCCGAAGGGGTCAGCAACTCGACCTGCCCGGCCGGGACATGGGCCCGCACGCACTCCAGGAAGAAGTCCGTCAACGCCAGGGACTTCGCCCGGACCGCGTCCACGGACACATCGGACCACACCCCGAGCGAGGCCTCGAGGGCAAGCATGGACAGGATGTCCGGCGTACCGACCCGCCCCCGCAGCGCCCCCTGAGCAGGCTCGAAGCCGGGCCGCATCCCGAAGGGCTCCGCATGCGAGTTCCACCCGGGCAGCGGCGAGTCGAAGGCGGCCTGATGGCGCGCCGCCACGTACAGGTACGCGGGTGAACCGGGCCCCCCGTTCAGGTACTTGTACGTGCAGCCGACCGCGAGGTCGACCTCATGGGCGTCGAGCCCCACCGACAGGGCCCCCGCGCTGTGGCACAGGTCCCACACCGCCAGCGCACCCGCGCCGCGCACGGCAGCCGTGATTCCCGGCAGGTCCTGCAGCCGCCCGCTGCGGTAGTCGACGTGGTTGACCAGGACCGCCGCGGTCCGCGGCCCGACCTCGTCCGGCACGGACGCGGGGTCGACGGGCCGCAACCGGCAGCCCGTCATCCGCGCCGCCGACTCCGCGATATAGCCGTCCGTCGGGAACGTAGAAGCGTCGACAAGAATCTCGTCCCTGACCGCACCCCCCGGGCCGGCCCCCGCGAGCCGTACCGCGCCCACGACCGCCTTGAAGACGTTCACGCTGGTCGAGTCCCCGACCACGATCTGCCCGGGCGCGGCCCCGACCAGCGGCGCGATGCGGTCCCCGATCCGCTCGGGCGCCTCCCACCAGCCGGACTCCGTCCAGGAGCGGATCAGCAGCTCGCCCCACTCGTGGGCGACGACCTCCGCGACCCGGCCGGGAACGGCACGCGGCAGCGCGCCCAGCGAGTTCCCGTCGAGGTACACCACACCCTCGTCGAGCACGAACTGCTCGCGCAGCTTGCCCAGTTCATCGGCGGCGTCCAGCGCCGCGGCCCGCGCGGCAAGCGACTCAGACATGGCTGCGCGCCGTCCACAGCTCGGGGAAGACGTTCTTGCGGGCCCGCTTCTCCAGCCAGGCGACGCCGGCCGAACCACCGGTCCCGGCCTTGCTGCCCATCGCGCGCCGGGTGGCGACCAGGTGGTCGTTGCGCCATCGCCACACGAGCTCGCCGACGTCCGTCAACGCCTCGCCCAGGCGCAGGAGTTCGGCGGCCGGTCCCTCTGCATCCTCGGCCGCGTACAGCGAGGTCCACACCGCCTCGACCTCCGGCGACGGCTCGTACCGCAGGGAGCGGTCCCGCTCCAGGACGGCCGCCGGCACCTCGTGCCCGCGTCGTGCGAGCAGTGCGAGCACCTCGTCGTAGAGGCTCGGCTCGGCAAGGGCCTTCTCCAACTCGGCGTACACGCGCGGCGCGCCCCGGTGGGGAACCAGCATGGACGCGGACTTGTCGCCGAGCAGGAACTCCATCCGGCGGTACATCGCGGACTGGAATCCGGAGCCGTCACCGAGGGCCGCGCGGTAGGAGTTGAACTGGCCGGGGGTGAGCTGGCCGAGCGGCTTCCAGGAGGCGTTCAGCGCCTCCAGCTCACGGACGCTCCGCTTGAGCGCGGCGACCGCGACCGGGATGTCGTCCTCGCGCAGCGCGCGCGAGGCGGTCTCCCACTCGTGGACGATCACCGTGAACCACAGCTCCATCACCTGGGTCGTCACCAGGAAGACCATCTCGCCCGGGTCGTCCGAGCGGAGGTGCTGAAGGTGGGTGAGGACATCGGCCTGTACGTAGTCCTCGTACGGCGTGGTGCCTGCGAAGTCGAGATGCGGGCTGTCAGGGGTCTCCTGATCGTGGATCTCCGCCTCGTGGGACATCGCTGTCTCCTTGGTCCTGCTACGGGTAGCGGTCCGCCCCTGCCGATGCCGGCACGGGGGCCCCGGTCCCCACCGGCATCCTCCGCAATCGTCCCCCGATACGGCAAGACCTGCCTGGTCACAGTGACGAGGCAGGTCCTGTCGTACGTCAGCCCGTACGTCAGCCGGGAGGCCTAGCCCAGGGTCTGGGCCGCAGTCTCGGAGGAGTCCCGCAGGAAGCCGGCGCAGCGCTCGTACTCCTCCTGCTCGCCGATCGACTGCGCGGCGCGGGCGAGGGCGTGCAGGGCCCGCAGGAAGCCGCGGTTCGGCTCGTGCTCCCACGGCACGGGGCCGTGGCCCTTCCAGCCGGAGCGGCGCAGGGAGTCCAGGCCGCGGTGGTAGCCGGTGCGGGCGTACGCGTACGACTCGACGACGCTGCCGCGCTCGAAGGCCTCGTCGGCGAGCTGGGCCCAGGCGAGCGAGGACGCGGGGTACTTCGCGGCGACATCGGCGGACGCCGTGCCGTTCGCGAGGAGCTCGCGGGGCTCGGGGTCGTCGGGCAGGTGGGTCGGGGGCGGTCCCCCGAGCAGATCCTTGTGAATGGCCATGGGGTCAAGTCTGCGGCATGGGGTGGGGGCGGTGGCGATGCGGTCCAGTGCTCCGAAAGAGTATGCACCGGAGTATGCAGATCAGTACGCTTACAGGTATGACCGCTACGACGAGGATCACCGTATCGTTGCCCACCGACATACTGGCCGCGATCAAGGCGGAGGCCGGCGGGAACGTCTCCGCGTACACGGCCAAGGCGCTCCAGGCCCAGGCCGTCAGGGACGCGGCCAACCGGCTCGCGAAGTGGCAGGCCCGCCAGACAGGCATGGTCGAGGACCTGCAGGCCCTCGCGTTCGACGCGCTCGATGAACTGCCCGGCGGTGAGCAATGAGCTCAGCCCCTCCACCGCGGCGAGGACAGATCTGGAGCGCCGTCACACCCCGCGGCCGCACGCACACCTTTCTGGTCCTGCAGGCGGATGCGGCCATGGCCGCATACCCGCTCACCGTGGTCACGGCGGTCTGCGACACGTCCGGAACCGCGCCGGACACGTTGCTCTCCGCCCCGATCACCGCACCGGTCGCCGCAACCGTCATCGGCACGCAGCTCCACACGATGACGGTTTCGTTCCTCACCTCGGGCAAGTACCTCGGGATCATCCCTGACGCGGAGATGGAAGCCGTCTCTCGCGCCGTCCGGCTTTCACTCGACCTGTCGGACTGAACCCACCCTCCCCGGCCAGGCTTGGAGCGCAGCACAGGCCGAAGGGCCCGAGTTCTCGTGCGGAGAACCCGGGCCCTTCAAAAACCTCAGTGCAAACCCTCAGTGCAGGTCAACAACCCTGCACGCGGGGTTACTTGATCTTCGTGCCCGTCGAACGCAGCGCGCCACAGGCCTCGACCACACGCGCGGCCATGCCGGCCTCGGCGGCCTTGCCCCAGGTGCGGGGGTCGTACAGGGACTTGGTGCCGACCTCGCCGTCGACCTTCAGAACGCCGTCGTAGTTCTTGAACATGTGGTCCACGACCGGACGCGTGAAGGCGTACTGCATGTCGGTGTCGAGGTTCTGCTTCACGACGCCGTACTCGAGGGCGGTGTGGATCTCCTCGAGGGTGGAGCCGGAGCCGCCGTGGAAGACGAAGTCGAACGGCGAGGTCTTGCCGAACTTCGCGCCGACGCCCTCCTGCAGCTCCTTGAGCAGCTCGGGCTTGAGGACGACGTTGCCCGGCTTGTAGACGCCGTGCACGTTGCCGAAGGAGGCGGCGAGCAGGTAGCGGCCCTTCTCGCCCAGGCCCATGGCCTCGGCGGTGCGGATCGCGTCGTCGACGGTGGTGTAGAGGTTGTCGTTGATCTCGTGCGAGACGCCGTCCTCCTCACCGCCGGTCGGGGTGATCTCGATCTCGAGGATGATCTTCGCGGCGGCGGCCTTGGCGAGCAGCTCCTGGCCGATGGCCAGGTTGTCGGCGAGGGTCTCGGCGGAGCCGTCCCACATGTGCGACTGGAAGAGCGGGTTCTCGCCCTTGGCGACGCGCTCGGCGGAGATGTCCAGGAGCGGGCGGACGTAGGTGTCCAGCTTGCCCTTGGGGCAGTGGTCCGTGTGCAGCGCGACGGTGATGTCGTACTTCTTGGCCACGATGTGCGCGAACTCGGCGAGGGCTACGGCGCCGGTCACCATGTCCTTGGAGTGCTGGCCGCCCAGGAACTCGGCGCCACCGGTGGACATCTGGATGATGCCGTCGCTCTCGGCCTCCGCGAGGCCGCGCAGGGCGGCGTGCAGCGTCTGCGAGGAGGTCACGTTGATCGCCGGGTAGGCAAACTTGCCTGCCTTCGCCCGGTCGAGCATCTCGTTGTAGACCTCGGGGGTTGCGATGGGCATCTGTCCGCTCCTTGATGTGCGCGGTGTGGGTGGCTTGGCCCTGACCTGAGGGCCGCCTCACTGAGGGGGCGACGACATCGTCGCCCCCATCCTTCCAGACTTGGGCCAGTGCTCCAGTCGGCAGGCAGCGGACATCTCGGGACGTAGGTCCCGAGGGTCCGCCTACCGGTCACCGTGCGTGATAACGGCACCGCGCTCAACGAGGGGCGACCGTCAGTCGAGGCCCAGCTCGTCCTTGGAGAACGCGAAGACGTACGGCACCCCGGCACCCTCAGTGATCTTCTCGGCGGCACCGGTGGCACGGTCCACGATCGTGGCGACGCCCACGACCTCGGCGCCGGCCTCCCGGACGGCCTCGACGGCGGTCAGCGGGGAGCCACCCGTGGTGGAGGTGTCCTCGACGACCAGGACACGGCGGCCCTTGATGTCGGGCCCCTCCACCCGGCGCTGCATGCCGTGCGCCTTGGCCTCCTTGCGCACGACGAAGGCGTCCAGGCGCTTTCCGCGGGCGGCGGAGGCGTGCAGCATCGAGGCGGCGACGGGGTCGGCACCCATGGTCAGCCCGCCCACGGCGTCGAAGTCGAGGTCCGCGGTCAGGTCGAGGAGCACCTGCCCGACGAGCGGTGCGGCCTCTCCGTCCAGGGTGACGCGGCGCAGGTCGACGTAGTAGTCGGCCTCCAGACCGGAGGAGAGGGTCACCTTGCCGTGGACCACGGCCTTGTCCTTGATCTGCTGCAGCAGCCGGCTGCGTACGTCGTCGCTCATGCCCGCCAGCTTAGAGCCAGTTTCCGAACCCCCGTCGTCCGCGCGGAGCGCGGGCGCAGCGGCGTTCGGTGCGTGCGATCGGTGTGCGGCATCGGGCGTCGGGGCGCAGGCGGGGGTTCGGAAACTGGCTCTCAATTGCGGGCGGTCACGGGGTTCGCCACGTCCAGGTCATCGCGGCTTCCAGAGGTTCGATGGGGGTGACCAGGCGCGGCAGGGTGTTCAGGCCGTTCGGCGGGCCGGACTGGGGCTCCACGCAGACCGCCTCGGGCTGCTCGTCGTAGATCACGACCCAGGGTTCGCGGGAGGTGACCTTCAGCTCCAGCTCGCCGGGCCAGGTCAGCGTCACGTCCACGCCGTCGGGCATGCCGAAGCAGTCGTCCCAGGGGCCTTCCTTCGGGGCGATGCGCTTGCCGGTCGGCAGGTGATTGCTGCCCCGCTCCTCCTGCCACTCCGCGTCGAAGGCGATCCGCACTTCCTCGCCGCCCTCGCTGAGGGTGCGCAGGAACCAGGGGTGCCAGCCTGCCTGCGCCGGGAAGGAGTCGGCGTACGTCTCGATCCCGATCCGGACGGTGAGGCGGTCCTCGGCCAGCTCGAAGACCTGCGTGACCCGGGCCTCGTACGGCCAGGGCTCCTTCAGGTCGTACGTGAACGTCGCCTCGCCCGCGCCGAGGGTCGCGCGGCGCCAGGGCTGGTCGCGGACGGTGCCGTGGATGGCGTGCGGGGGGTTGTTGACCGGGAGCTGATGCTCCACGGCCCCGTTCCGGAACCGCCCGTTCTCGGTGCGCCCGCACCAGGGGACCATGGGGAAGCTGCCGAAGTGATCCCCTTGCCGCAGCACCTCTTTGCCGCCGATTCTCAGTCCGGCGATGCGGCATCCATTGCCGCCGTCGATGGTGAGCTCGGCGTTGCCGGCGGTGAGCGTGGTGAGGTCGTGTGTGGTCACACGTCCGACCCTATTCCCCCACCCCTCAAACGCCGGACGGGCTGATAAATCAGCCCGTCCGGCGTTTGAGGACACAGCTCCGCAGGATTTCGGGAAGGGGCGGGGAGGGGAAGAAATCACTTACGACGCCGCAAGACCCGCCCCACCACGATCGCCGAGGCAAGAACGAGAGCCGCAGCAGGCGCGGCCCACCGCAAGGTGTCCTGCGTGGTGAGAGCCGAAGGCGCCGGCACCGGCGCGTACCGCCCGCGCGGCGGCGCATGATCGACCTCCTCCGCGCTCCGCCCGATCATCGTCCGCCGCGCATGCGCAGCCTCCACGGGCGGCTCCCCGAAGACGACCTCGGGCCCGTCCTCCCCGAAGGCATCGAGCGCGGAAGGCGGAATCTCCGTATCGAAGACAGAAGGCGCGACCGGCTCGGGGTCGGCCACCGGCTCCGGCTCGGGAGCCGGCTCGGCAACCACCTCGGGCTCCACCGAACCCGAACCCGAACCCGAAGCGGCAGCGGCACCGGAAGCCGCGACCTTCCCCAGCCCCTCCCCCACCCGCCCCAGCAACCGCCGCACGGACGAATCCACCGCCGACGAGGGCAGCTCCGCCACCCGCCCGTCCGCCGTGGCCGTACCGGCAAAGGTGAGCATGCTGCCACCCTCGGCGGACAACACCCGCAGGGTCAGGGCGAGTTTGACGGCGCCGGCACCCCGCACCTCCGTCGCATCGCCCTCCACCGCGAACTCCCCGCCGGGGCGTTCGGTGATCCGCAGGGCCCCGCGATAGGTGATGGTGTGCCCCGCGATCCGCGCCTTCAGGCGACCGGAGAGAGGCTCGGCCCCTTCGCCGACCTCGCGCTGGAGCCCGGGGACGGCACGGGCCGCGCGGGCGGGGTCCGCCAGGACCTGCCGCAGCGAGTCGGGCTCAACGGGAACGAACACCTCAAGCTCCATGCCTCCCGAGAGTAGTGGCTGCCGCACCGGCGTACCCAGGGATTGCCCTCCCTTCGATGGCCGGATCCCGCTTGCCGCTCCACCGCGTCGCCACGGGGCCGCCCCGGACCCCGCTCCTCAGACGCCGGAGGGGCTGATTTCTGCCCCGCGACGCCTACCCCGCGTACCTGGGATGCACCAGCGTCGAAGGAGGCAGCCCCGTCACCCGGGTCCGCTCCACCGCCCGCGCCCCGGCCTGCAGGGCCGCCCCGGTCAAGGACCGCCGCCCCGGATGGGAATCCAGCGCAAGCCCCGGCCGCGTACGCCCCGCCAGCAGGAACCCCCAGTCCCGCGGCGCCCGCACGGCGGCGGAGCTGCGGTCGGGTCCGGCCGCGAAACCGGCCAGGCGGCCAAGGGCGCTGTAGGGCGCGGTCCGCAGCCCCGCCGCCCGCACGCTCGCGTCGACCGTCCAGAAGACGCGGGAGCGGCCGCTCACCGCCCCGGCGTGCACCGCGAGACGTCCGTCGGACCGCAGCGCGCGGGCGGCCAGGCCGAAGAACTCCTGGGAGTAGAGCTTGGTGGAGGCCGTGATGCCCGGATCGGGCAGATCGGAGATGACCACGTCGTACGTCGCCGCGGGCGCGCCGCGCAGCCAGCCGAAGGCGTCCGCCGTGGTGACGTGCAGCCGGGGGTCACGGTAGGCGTGCCGGTTGAGCGCGCTGAGTGCAGCGTCCTCGCGGGCGAGGCGGACGACCCCGGCGTCGAGTTCGACGATGTCGAGGCGGCGTACCGCCTTGTGCCGGAGCACCTCGCGGGCCGCGAGCCCGTCGCCGCCGCCGAGGATGAGGACGCGGGTGTGCGGGCCGTTCATCGCGGGGTGGACCAGCGCCTCGTGGTAGCGGTGCTCGTCCTGGCCGGAGACCCGCAGCCGGCCGTCGAGGTAGAGGTTCAGGGGCTCGCCGGGCGCACCGGTGAGGACGACTTCCTGGACGTCGGTCTGCACGGCGACCCGTACGTCCCTGCCGTACACCGCGTGCCGGGCGGCCCGCTCGAAGTCGTCGACCGCGACCGCCGCCGTCGCGAGGAGCGCGAGCACCGCGAGGTTGGCGGCGAGCAGCACCCAG
Proteins encoded in this window:
- a CDS encoding NAD(P)H-binding protein; protein product: MTFLVTGATGTVGRQIVEQLLSKGERVRALTRDPERASFPEGVEVVRGDLADPGGLAPAFEGVTGVHLITFGGELFAPLTTGPQLVELAEKAGVRRITVLHGGGPSPLEDAVKASGIDWTVVMPVEFMSNALEWAPGIRASDEVREPFVDRLSAMVHEADIGAVAATALTSSGHGGQAYVVTGPEVLSLQDKVSALAAARGRAIDLVELSEAQAREQWAAQGVPADTIEFLVMVFRDTPAEGRTVNSVVQQVTGRPARTFAEWAVAHADGFRA
- a CDS encoding alpha/beta hydrolase, producing MPDEDAAAEEASAFGHPAVEPDATAAYGEHPDQVVDFYRPRATEGPAPLVILLHGGAWRSPYDRHHITPFADFLARQNLAVANVEYRRGSSLPHQGAEGPVAGRWPETFDDIAAAMDALPDLVREALPQADPTRTVVTGHSAGGHLALWAAARHVLPEDSPWHLPRAPRLRGVVALAPIADFATADELEVCSGASVQLLGGRAKFEERRAYADPSALLPTGIATTVVHGRTDLVVPAAVAEAYADAAAKAGEVVGLTLLENVGHFPLIDPAADACAVVAEEIAQLAW
- the kynU gene encoding kynureninase; the protein is MSESLAARAAALDAADELGKLREQFVLDEGVVYLDGNSLGALPRAVPGRVAEVVAHEWGELLIRSWTESGWWEAPERIGDRIAPLVGAAPGQIVVGDSTSVNVFKAVVGAVRLAGAGPGGAVRDEILVDASTFPTDGYIAESAARMTGCRLRPVDPASVPDEVGPRTAAVLVNHVDYRSGRLQDLPGITAAVRGAGALAVWDLCHSAGALSVGLDAHEVDLAVGCTYKYLNGGPGSPAYLYVAARHQAAFDSPLPGWNSHAEPFGMRPGFEPAQGALRGRVGTPDILSMLALEASLGVWSDVSVDAVRAKSLALTDFFLECVRAHVPAGQVELLTPSDHAARGSQIALRCAGASSVMASLISRGVIGDYRAPDVLRFGFTPLYVGFAEVERAARVLGDVLG
- a CDS encoding tryptophan 2,3-dioxygenase family protein, whose translation is MSHEAEIHDQETPDSPHLDFAGTTPYEDYVQADVLTHLQHLRSDDPGEMVFLVTTQVMELWFTVIVHEWETASRALREDDIPVAVAALKRSVRELEALNASWKPLGQLTPGQFNSYRAALGDGSGFQSAMYRRMEFLLGDKSASMLVPHRGAPRVYAELEKALAEPSLYDEVLALLARRGHEVPAAVLERDRSLRYEPSPEVEAVWTSLYAAEDAEGPAAELLRLGEALTDVGELVWRWRNDHLVATRRAMGSKAGTGGSAGVAWLEKRARKNVFPELWTARSHV
- a CDS encoding DUF3151 domain-containing protein yields the protein MAIHKDLLGGPPPTHLPDDPEPRELLANGTASADVAAKYPASSLAWAQLADEAFERGSVVESYAYARTGYHRGLDSLRRSGWKGHGPVPWEHEPNRGFLRALHALARAAQSIGEQEEYERCAGFLRDSSETAAQTLG
- the fbaA gene encoding class II fructose-bisphosphate aldolase: MPIATPEVYNEMLDRAKAGKFAYPAINVTSSQTLHAALRGLAEAESDGIIQMSTGGAEFLGGQHSKDMVTGAVALAEFAHIVAKKYDITVALHTDHCPKGKLDTYVRPLLDISAERVAKGENPLFQSHMWDGSAETLADNLAIGQELLAKAAAAKIILEIEITPTGGEEDGVSHEINDNLYTTVDDAIRTAEAMGLGEKGRYLLAASFGNVHGVYKPGNVVLKPELLKELQEGVGAKFGKTSPFDFVFHGGSGSTLEEIHTALEYGVVKQNLDTDMQYAFTRPVVDHMFKNYDGVLKVDGEVGTKSLYDPRTWGKAAEAGMAARVVEACGALRSTGTKIK
- the pyrE gene encoding orotate phosphoribosyltransferase, which produces MSDDVRSRLLQQIKDKAVVHGKVTLSSGLEADYYVDLRRVTLDGEAAPLVGQVLLDLTADLDFDAVGGLTMGADPVAASMLHASAARGKRLDAFVVRKEAKAHGMQRRVEGPDIKGRRVLVVEDTSTTGGSPLTAVEAVREAGAEVVGVATIVDRATGAAEKITEGAGVPYVFAFSKDELGLD
- a CDS encoding aldose epimerase family protein yields the protein MTTHDLTTLTAGNAELTIDGGNGCRIAGLRIGGKEVLRQGDHFGSFPMVPWCGRTENGRFRNGAVEHQLPVNNPPHAIHGTVRDQPWRRATLGAGEATFTYDLKEPWPYEARVTQVFELAEDRLTVRIGIETYADSFPAQAGWHPWFLRTLSEGGEEVRIAFDAEWQEERGSNHLPTGKRIAPKEGPWDDCFGMPDGVDVTLTWPGELELKVTSREPWVVIYDEQPEAVCVEPQSGPPNGLNTLPRLVTPIEPLEAAMTWTWRTP
- a CDS encoding SRPBCC domain-containing protein codes for the protein MELEVFVPVEPDSLRQVLADPARAARAVPGLQREVGEGAEPLSGRLKARIAGHTITYRGALRITERPGGEFAVEGDATEVRGAGAVKLALTLRVLSAEGGSMLTFAGTATADGRVAELPSSAVDSSVRRLLGRVGEGLGKVAASGAAAASGSGSGSVEPEVVAEPAPEPEPVADPEPVAPSVFDTEIPPSALDAFGEDGPEVVFGEPPVEAAHARRTMIGRSAEEVDHAPPRGRYAPVPAPSALTTQDTLRWAAPAAALVLASAIVVGRVLRRRK
- a CDS encoding polyamine aminopropyltransferase, with protein sequence MIEPSAPLSPGVPAPRERRGAVRLPVSPRAGRFCVLAGVFICAACGLVYELELVALASYLIGDSVTQASVVLSVMVFAMGIGSLLAKRLRPRAAAGFGAVEAALALVGGCSAMALYAGFVWAGETRALLVTFSLAIGVLIGAEVPLLMTMIQRIRRQDAGGAVADLFAADYVGALVGGLAFPFLLLPLFGQLTGALLTGAVNAVAGGALVLWLFRHDLSTRARWVLLAANLAVLALLATAAVAVDDFERAARHAVYGRDVRVAVQTDVQEVVLTGAPGEPLNLYLDGRLRVSGQDEHRYHEALVHPAMNGPHTRVLILGGGDGLAAREVLRHKAVRRLDIVELDAGVVRLAREDAALSALNRHAYRDPRLHVTTADAFGWLRGAPAATYDVVISDLPDPGITASTKLYSQEFFGLAARALRSDGRLAVHAGAVSGRSRVFWTVDASVRAAGLRTAPYSALGRLAGFAAGPDRSSAAVRAPRDWGFLLAGRTRPGLALDSHPGRRSLTGAALQAGARAVERTRVTGLPPSTLVHPRYAG